The following is a genomic window from Actinomycetes bacterium.
GCATGCTCGGCATCTTCGTGGTCAGCCGTCTGGCCGCCCGGTACGGCATCAAGGTCCAGCTCCGCCACTCCTGGTATGGCGGTGTCACCGCGCTGGTGCTGTTCCCCGAGGCGATCGTGGTCCGGACCGTGGCCGAGGGCGGCCCGCTGGTGCCGGCCCAGGTCACGCCGCAGCAGGGCCGCACCGAGCTGCCGCCCCCGGCCACGCCGTCGCTGGCCATGTCCTCGCTCAGCCCTCCGCCGCCGCCTGGGCCGAGCCGCTCCGACTCGCTGCCGATCTTCGAGGCGGCCCGGTCCGACTGGTTCGAGACCGGGTCCGCAGGCGCGCACCTGCCCCTGCGCCGCCACGCCGCCCAGCTCAACGGCGACGGGGAGCAGTCGCCGGCCAGCCTGACGCGGGGGCGGAACGACGGGGAGCAGTCGCCGGCCAGCATCGAACCACTGCCCGAGCGACTGGTGCCCCCGACGCCGGAAGCCCCGCCCGCGCCCGAACCGCCGCCAGCACCCGAACCGGTGCGGGAAGCCCCGGCGCAGACCACCAGGGCCGGGTTGCCGCGCCGGATCCCCAAGACCAACCTGAACCCGGAGATGACCGAGCCCACCCTGGCCTGGGAGCGGCCGCAGACTCCTGTAGGCTCCCGCAGCCCTGGCGAGGTGCGGAGCATGCTGTCGAGCTACCGTACCGGTCTCGAGCGCGGGCGCAGCGCCGCGTCGAGCGTCGTGTCGAGCAGGGACAGGGACGCAGAAGAGCCGATTGGCGGCGATGCCGCTCCGCACGCCGTCGAGGAGTGACCCAATGACGCAGCTCAGCAAGGAAGCGCAGAACCTCAACTGGCTTGTGACCAACTTCGTCAGGAAGGTCCCTGGCGTTGCGCACACCATCGTCGTGTCGGCCGACGGGCTGCTCATGGCGGTGTCCGAGAAGCTCGACCGCGCCCGGGCCGACCAGCTCGCCGCCGTGGCCTCGGGACTGTCGAGCCTGACCCAGGGCGCCGCCCGCTGCTTCGGGGGCGGGGCGGTGAACCAGACCGTCGTGGAGATGGAGAAGGGCTTCCTGTTCGTGATGTCGGTCAGCGACGGGTCCTGCCTTGCCGTGCTGGCCTCGCTCAACTGTGACATCGGTCTGATCGGCTATGAGATGGCGCTGCTCGTGGCTCGCACGGGAGACGTGCTCACCCCGGCTCTGCGGGCCGAGCTGCAGGCTTCGCTCCCGCGATGAGCGGAAGGATCGGCCATGAGTACCGAGAATGGACGTGGTCCAGGCCGCTTCGTAAGGCCCTACGCGATGACCGGCGGGCGCACCCGCCCATCGCACCTGGATCTCGAGCTGGAGCTTGAGACCCTGGTGTCGACCACGTCGCTCGGTGAG
Proteins encoded in this region:
- a CDS encoding roadblock/LC7 domain-containing protein; the protein is MTQLSKEAQNLNWLVTNFVRKVPGVAHTIVVSADGLLMAVSEKLDRARADQLAAVASGLSSLTQGAARCFGGGAVNQTVVEMEKGFLFVMSVSDGSCLAVLASLNCDIGLIGYEMALLVARTGDVLTPALRAELQASLPR